The genomic stretch ACCCTGGTGTTGGTAGAACTGGTTATTCTCCTGTTTCTATGATTAAAGCTATCTTAATTAAAATTATTAAAAATCTTAATTCTACTTCTGATCTTATTGATGAACTTTATTCTAATCCTTATTTAGCCCAAGCT from Marinitoga hydrogenitolerans DSM 16785 encodes the following:
- a CDS encoding transposase, which produces MSNNPKQFYLDFVYDEYMKSNSSFAYILTIFDYIDWSLVPEIKNPGVGRTGYSPVSMIKAILIKIIKNLNSTSDLIDELYSNPYLAQA